One Pieris napi chromosome 22, ilPieNapi1.2, whole genome shotgun sequence genomic region harbors:
- the LOC125061042 gene encoding putative gustatory receptor 28b yields the protein MIIKAYDTLNNAMKWQLLSMFIELFIIAMSDLYFITMELLTKKFDIDGTLMVASILTVQLCPMLSVCMNGDRLHKEVLWLREMLACRLYEGRLEKRDRRPAQALLTLTEARNLSFSLFHMFNVDISLPFKMFSLLITYLIILLQFEKVKNNSLIKPTLLD from the exons ATGATTATAAAAGCATATGATACATTGAACAATGCTATGAAATGGCag TTGCTGTCTATGTTTATCGAGCTTTTTATAATTGCTATGTCGGATCTGTATTTCATCACCATGGAGTTGTTAACAAAAAAg ttcGATATTGACGGCACACTAATGGTAGCTAGCATTTTGACGGTTCAACTTTGTCCAATGCTATCCGTGTGTATGAATGGAGATAGATTACACAAAGAGGTGCTATGGCTCCGGGAGATGCTTGCTTGTAGACTCTACGAAGGAAGATTAG AAAAAAGAGACCGGCGACCCGCGCAGGCCCTACTCACACTAACAGAAGCTCGCAATCTGTCATTTTCACTTTTCCACATGTTCAACGTGGACATATCACTTCCATTCAAAATGTTTAGCTTGCTTATAACCTATCTCATTATACTGCTACAGTtcgaaaaagttaaaaataactcACTTATAAAGCCAACACTACttgattaa